Part of the Streptomyces showdoensis genome, GTGCTCGGGGGCGGTCAGCTCGACGAGTTTGGCGACCGTGTTCCAGTTGCGGGCGGTGACGGTGACGTCCTTGTACAGGGAGGGCCGGGAGACGGCCTCGCCGAGCTTGGAGGTGCCGAGGCCGCCGGGGGCGTAGAGGTAGAGGACCCGGTCGCCGAGGGCGAACGCCTCCGGCCGGAAGGCCTCCTGGTCGATCGCGGCGAAGCGTTCCGCCGTGACGGGCGCGGAGTAGTAGAGGGCGTGCAGCTGCCTGCCCTCCAGTTCGGCGGCGGGGAAGGGGCAGGCCTCGGCGACGGCGGAGAGGTAGGCGTGGTCGCGGACGAGGCAGGGCACGCGGAAGCCGAAGTGCCGTTCGATCGCGGCTTCGAGGGCGGCGGCGAGCTCGTCCTCGGTGCCTTCGGAGGCCTCATCGCCCGTGGTGAAGACGGCGTTGCCGCTCTGCAGGTAGGTGCGCACCTCGCGGTGGCCGAGTCCTTCGAGGACGGAACGGAGCTCTGCCATGGGGACCTTGTTGCGTCCGCTCACGTTGATCCCGCGGAGCAGGGCCGCGTACGTCGTCGTCATGTCCACACCCTAGGGCGGCCGCCGCGCCCCGTGGGGGAGGGCACGACGGCCGCCGGCCGTGGGGGCCACTGGAACGGTGCTCTCCGGTAGCTGGCCGAAACCCTGGCCGATGGGCGGGGGTCTCTTCAAGGCCTCCACGCAGCTGTGACTTATTCAACAACGTTTCGTAATAACAAATCGGGGCGTTAGGGGAGTTCCGCCTCGACGAGGTCGGCCGCGCGCCGGGTGCCGCCCTCGCGGGCCATCGCCTCCTGGATCGCCCGGGCCCGGCGGGCGACCTCGGGGTCGGCGACGAGCCCGAGCACGGCCTCGCGCAGCCGCTCGGGGGTGACCTCCTCCATCGGCAGGTGGCGGGCGACGCCGAGCGCCTGGAGCATGTCGGCGTTGCCGAACTGGTCGACGGCCTGCGGCACGGCGACCATCGGGGTCGCCGTCGCCAGGCCCTCCTGACTGCCACCCGCGCCGGCGTGGGTGACGAAGGCGTCGGCCTCGGCCAGGATCGCCCGCTGCGGGACCCAGGAGTGCACCTCGACGTTGTCCGGGAGCTCGCCGAGTTCGGCCGGGTCGACGAACTTCCCGATCTGGAGCACGACGTGCCAGTCGTCGAGCCCGCCGAAGGCCTCGGCGCAGGCCCGGTAGAAGGCCGGCCGCTTGGTGAAGGAGGAGCCGAGCGAGACCAGGAGCAGCTTCCGGCCCCCCTCGGGGCGGCGCCACTCCCCCGCCTCGGCGCGCTCGCTCCGGCAGGCGCCGACGAAGCTGAAGACGGACTCGTCGACCCGGTCGGCCTGCGGCTGGAGCGCCTTGGGGATGAGCACGATCCCGCGCCGGGGGCGGCCCACGAACGGGTCGGGGTGGGTGCGGACGCCGTGCGCGGTGAGCCACGCGGTGAAGCGGGAGTAGTACGCCCGGCCGCGCGGCGAGGCCTTGAGCTCCGCGTACATCGGCTCGGCGACCTCCTCCTCGTACCCCTCCCAGGGGACGAGGTTCGGCCAGAGCGAGACGGCGGGGACGCCCCAGGTGTGGGCGAGGACGCGGGCGGGGTACGAGGTGATGTCGTGCAGCACCAGGTCGGGCCGGTCGTCCGCGAAGGCCGCGTCGAGCTGCGGGAGCGCCTGGATCGCGTCGGCCAGGAAGGGTTCGAGGTGGTCGATGAGTTCGGTGCCCCACGCGTCGGGGTCGTCGTCGGTCGGGAGGGTCGAGCCGTAGACGACGGGGGTGGCGCCGGTGGCGGCGACCTTCTCGGCGAAGGCGGCGGGGATCGCGTAGCTCACCCGGTGGCCCCGGTCGACGAGCTCGCGGATCACGTCGAGGCTGGGGTTCACGTGCCCGTGGGCGGCGATGGAGAACATGGCGATGTGCGAGCGGGGGGTCGTGGTCATGCCCTCCACCCTAGGTGAGACGATACGTCTCGTCTACTTCATATTCCGCTGGTAGCGGGCCAGCACCCGGTTGCCGTCGTCCACCAGCCGCCGCCTCAGCTCGGCCGTGTCGATGGCGCCGCTG contains:
- a CDS encoding DUF1697 domain-containing protein, which encodes MTTTYAALLRGINVSGRNKVPMAELRSVLEGLGHREVRTYLQSGNAVFTTGDEASEGTEDELAAALEAAIERHFGFRVPCLVRDHAYLSAVAEACPFPAAELEGRQLHALYYSAPVTAERFAAIDQEAFRPEAFALGDRVLYLYAPGGLGTSKLGEAVSRPSLYKDVTVTARNWNTVAKLVELTAPEH
- the mgt gene encoding macrolide-inactivating glycosyltransferase, with translation MTTTPRSHIAMFSIAAHGHVNPSLDVIRELVDRGHRVSYAIPAAFAEKVAATGATPVVYGSTLPTDDDPDAWGTELIDHLEPFLADAIQALPQLDAAFADDRPDLVLHDITSYPARVLAHTWGVPAVSLWPNLVPWEGYEEEVAEPMYAELKASPRGRAYYSRFTAWLTAHGVRTHPDPFVGRPRRGIVLIPKALQPQADRVDESVFSFVGACRSERAEAGEWRRPEGGRKLLLVSLGSSFTKRPAFYRACAEAFGGLDDWHVVLQIGKFVDPAELGELPDNVEVHSWVPQRAILAEADAFVTHAGAGGSQEGLATATPMVAVPQAVDQFGNADMLQALGVARHLPMEEVTPERLREAVLGLVADPEVARRARAIQEAMAREGGTRRAADLVEAELP